The genome window AATCCCCCTTATTAACCCACCTCCTTTCAATAAATTAAAAGTAACCTAAGTTTAATATAAAATCAAAAACTTTTTATATTATAAACCAAAACCCAATTATTCCAAATTAATTTTTGAATGACTTTACAGGTAAAATTATTTGATAAACTCTAGAATTACGGGGAGGATATATCATTTATAAAAATACCATTCTTTAATAAAGCCAGCACCGCACGGAAGAGCTATCGGAAATGTTTTTTAATTGCGGTTCTTCTTTCCTGCATATATCCATAACCATCGGGCACCTTGGATTAAACTTACAGCCAATAATTTTTTCCATCGGATTTGGGACGTTACCCGGGATTGCCTCCAGCCTTGTTTTGCCGTATTGTTTTCCAAGTTTTGGCAGTGATTTTAAAAGCCCGGTTGTATAAGGGTGCAGCGGTTTTGAAAAAAGCCCTTCCACTAATTGTTCCTCAACAATTCTCCCTGCGTACATCACAATAACCCGCTCGCAAGAATCATAAACAACTCCGAGGTCATGTGTTATTAAAAGAACAGACATGCTGAATTTGTGTTTTAATTCCCTCAGGAGTTCGAGTATCTGGGCCTGGATAGTAACATCAAGCGCGGTTGTAGGTTCATCGGCTATCAAAAGACTAGGTCTGCACGCAAGTGCCATCGCTATCATCACGCGCTGGCGCATACCTCCTGAAAGTCGGTGAGGATATTCGTTAATGCGCAGTTTGGGAGACGGGATGCCGACTACCTTCAGCAATTCAATTATTTCCTTCTTTCTCTCTTCTTTGTCCAGCTCTTTCCTGTGAAGATAAAAGCTTTCTTCAATCTGATTACCGACTGTAAAAAGCGGGTTCAGGGATGTCATCGGTTCCTGGAAAACCATCGCGGCTTTATTGCCGCGAAACGCGGTTAATTCTTTTTTATTAAACTCCAGTATATTTTTACCCTTGAAATTGATTTCGCCCGAAATAATTTTCCCCGGCGGGCTCTGTATCAATTTCAACAAAGATAACGCCGTAACGCTTTTCCCGCATCCCGATTCGCCTACCAACCCGACGGATTCTTTCTCCCTGATTTGAAAACTTACATTCTCAACTGCGGGAAGGACACCCTCATCTAAAAAAAAATTTACGGAAAGATTTTTTACACGTAACATTGCCGGATTTCATCCTTTGACTTTGATTATATCATATTACCTTTTTTTATTCATATCTTAGTGCCTCGACAGGGTTAAGCCGTGAAGCCTGCCTGGCAGGCCAGAGACCGAAGCCCATGCCGATGCCTATTGAGAAGGTTGTTGAAAGGATTATTGAAAATGTTGAAATGCTTGTCGGCCACTTGGCCAACTTTGCCATTAATACTGAAACCCCGCAGCCGAATAAAATCCCCGCGATCCCGCCAAGCGTAGTCATTACTACCGATTCGATTAAAAACTGGGTCATAATATCGATTCTTCTCGCGCCTATAGCTTTTCTCAAGCCGATTTCTTTTGTCCGCTCCGTCACGGAAACAAGCATAATGTTCATAATGCCGATCCCGCCGACTATCAGAGATATGGTTGCGATCGAGCCCAAAAGCCAGGCGAGTGTTTTTGTGGTGCTTTGCATAGCTTCCTGGATGTCCGCCATATTCCTGACCTGAAATGATTTATCTTCGTCTTTTTTGGGAATCCGGTGCCGCAGTATGACCAACCTTTTTATTAAATCCTGCGCGTCCTGCATTAAACCGGCTTCTTTTATTTCAACATCAATCGAATTCAGGTATTCTTTTCCGAAAAGGCGGTACATCGCAGTTGTAACAGGGACATTTATAACATCATCATTGTCACGCCAGCCTGTCGCCCCTTTTTCGGGAAAAACACCAATCACACGGAAATTAATGCTGTTTATTTTTATAATTTTATCAATAGGATTAATATCTTGGAAAAGTTCATCGGCTATCCTCTTGCCGATAACTGCCACCTTTTGCTTCCCGATTAATTCTTCATTTGTGAAAAACCTGCCTGACACAGGAACGGATGCCCGCATATCCGCATAATCTACACCTACTCCCTGGACCTGTGTGTTCCAATTTTTATTTCCATAAACCACCTGCCCCCTGCCGTTAACTGAAGGAGATACCCTTTTCACGGGCGATAATTTTGAAATAGCCTCCGCGTCAAGCAGGGTGAAACGGGTAACCGAACCGGCTTCCAACGCCACTCCGTGCATTTGGGTGGAACCGGGCCGGACCATTAAAAGATTTGAACCGAGGGAAGACAATCTGGCCTGAATTGATTCCCTTGCACCCTGTCCCAGGGCGAGCATGGCAATAACCGCCGCGACCCCGATAAAAATACCGAGCATTGAAAGAAGAGACCGCATTTTATGTGAAAAAATCGCCTGAAAGGCCTGCCTCAAATGGTCCTGGAACTCAGCCTTTCCTGCGTGAGAAACATGTTCACAAACACCATTATTTTTATCACATTCCGGTTTCACTGAAACTTCCGGTGTAATAACCTCATCTGAAATTATTTTGCCATCCCGCATCCTGATAATTCTTTTGGCATGCATGGCCACATCATGTTCATGGGTTATAATAATAACAGTTTTGCCTTTTTTATTCATGTCCTTAAGTATTGCCATTACCTCTTCCTGGCTTTTTGTATCTAGGTTACCAGTCGGCTCATCGGCGAAAATTATGACAGGGTCATTTACGAGCGCCCTTGCGATCGCGGCTCTTTGCTGCTGTCCTCCCGACAGCTCATTGGAATAATTCGTTATCTTGTCCGCCAAACCCACTTCTTCAAGCTTCCTGGCCGCATTTTCAAACAAATGTTTACGCCCGCCGTATATAAGCGGCAGTTTTACATTATCAAGAGTGGTTAACCTCGGCAGCAGGTGAAACTGCTGGAATACAAAACCTATGGACCGGTTTCTGAGAAGGGCTAAATCATTTTCCGTAAGTTTAGAGGTATCTTTGCCGTTAAAAAAATACTCCCCTGAATCCGGACGGTCTAAAAATCCGAGAAGATGCAGCATAGTTGATTTCCCTGAACCCGACGGCCCCATAATGGCAACAAATTCACCGGCTTCAACTTTAAAATCAATCCCGCGAAGCGCCTTGAATTCAACCTTGCCCGTTTTATATGTTTTTGTAAGATTTTTTACTTGAATCATGTTTGTTTTCTGCAGGGGCGTGATTTATCACGCACTGATTGGATATTACGCCTTTTTGGGCGCAATAAATTGCGCCCCTGCAATTACCTTCCGAACAATCCTGGCGGCCTTGGAACATTTTGTGTGCCTTTATTGCCTTTTTTGGTGCCTGTGTCCTGTCTGCTTATTATCTCTCCTTCATTCAAACCCGAAACTACTTCAGTAAACTCCCAATTATTAATCCCTGTCTTGATTTCACGCTCTACTGGCTTACCGCCTGATAATATAGATACGGTTTTCTTCCCATCCCTGTCTTTAATTACATCATTCGGGACAAATAAAACATCTTTTGCCTCCGCGGTTAACATTTCAAGCGAGGCGTTCATTCCGGGTTTTAGCAATGTGGTCGGATTTTTTATCTCAACCGTTACTTCAAAAGTAGTAACATTCTGCACGACAACTCCTTCAGGGGCGATTCTTATTACCCGTCCTTCAAAATGCTTTTTCGGAAATGCATCAACTGTAATCTTTACCAACTGCCCGTTATTTATTTTACCTATGTCTGTTTCATCTACATTGGCATTGATATATACCTTGGCAAGATT of bacterium contains these proteins:
- a CDS encoding ABC transporter ATP-binding protein — protein: MLRVKNLSVNFFLDEGVLPAVENVSFQIREKESVGLVGESGCGKSVTALSLLKLIQSPPGKIISGEINFKGKNILEFNKKELTAFRGNKAAMVFQEPMTSLNPLFTVGNQIEESFYLHRKELDKEERKKEIIELLKVVGIPSPKLRINEYPHRLSGGMRQRVMIAMALACRPSLLIADEPTTALDVTIQAQILELLRELKHKFSMSVLLITHDLGVVYDSCERVIVMYAGRIVEEQLVEGLFSKPLHPYTTGLLKSLPKLGKQYGKTRLEAIPGNVPNPMEKIIGCKFNPRCPMVMDICRKEEPQLKNISDSSSVRCWLY
- a CDS encoding ABC transporter permease, which codes for MIQVKNLTKTYKTGKVEFKALRGIDFKVEAGEFVAIMGPSGSGKSTMLHLLGFLDRPDSGEYFFNGKDTSKLTENDLALLRNRSIGFVFQQFHLLPRLTTLDNVKLPLIYGGRKHLFENAARKLEEVGLADKITNYSNELSGGQQQRAAIARALVNDPVIIFADEPTGNLDTKSQEEVMAILKDMNKKGKTVIIITHEHDVAMHAKRIIRMRDGKIISDEVITPEVSVKPECDKNNGVCEHVSHAGKAEFQDHLRQAFQAIFSHKMRSLLSMLGIFIGVAAVIAMLALGQGARESIQARLSSLGSNLLMVRPGSTQMHGVALEAGSVTRFTLLDAEAISKLSPVKRVSPSVNGRGQVVYGNKNWNTQVQGVGVDYADMRASVPVSGRFFTNEELIGKQKVAVIGKRIADELFQDINPIDKIIKINSINFRVIGVFPEKGATGWRDNDDVINVPVTTAMYRLFGKEYLNSIDVEIKEAGLMQDAQDLIKRLVILRHRIPKKDEDKSFQVRNMADIQEAMQSTTKTLAWLLGSIATISLIVGGIGIMNIMLVSVTERTKEIGLRKAIGARRIDIMTQFLIESVVMTTLGGIAGILFGCGVSVLMAKLAKWPTSISTFSIILSTTFSIGIGMGFGLWPARQASRLNPVEALRYE